One Scomber scombrus chromosome 4, fScoSco1.1, whole genome shotgun sequence genomic region harbors:
- the LOC133978969 gene encoding paxillin-like isoform X3: protein MDDLDALLADLESTTSHISKRPVFLPEETPYSIPTGGQSYQDVSVPPPVPPPPSAEALNGSLIDQPDSHHSSQQSLGSAQKSSWSRDSSSSPLSHIEEDHVYSFPNKQKSSDSSTAAMTSALGSNLSELDRLLLELNAVQQSSPSFPTTEETAPPLPSCSITHYENGGAPEIMVSPAAQEKPKRNGTRLDEARPSVESLLDELEGSVPSPSPSARHSDLDSPSQQQARISASCATRELDELMASLSDFKIMAQGKSAVPGGPPTQVNKLDNMLGSLQSDLNKLGVQTVAKGVCGACAKPIVGQVVTAMGRTWHPEHFVCTHCQEEIGSRNFFEREGQPYCERDYHNLFSPRCFYCNGPILDKVVTALDRTWHPEHFFCAQCGSFFGPEGFHEKDGKAYCRKDYFDMFAPKCGGCARAILENYISALNSLWHPECFVCRVCIMQSCHYDIFCYVFFFIRCYYEEKSIRVTFSSAVPCLRLQECFTPFVNGSFFEHDGQPYCEVHYHERRGSLCSGCQKPITGRCITAMAKKFHPEHFVCAFCLKQLNKGTFKEQNDKPYCHGCFVKLFS, encoded by the exons ATGGACGACTTGG ACGCGTTGCTGGCGGACCTGGAATCTACTACGTCCCACATCTCAAAGCGACCAGTGTTCTTGCCCGAGGAGACCCCCTACTCCATCCCTACCGGTGGACAATCCTACCAGGATGTGTCGGTTCCACCTCCAgttcctcctccaccttcagCCGAGGCTCTGAACGGCTCCCTGATAGATCAGCCAGACTCCCACCACTCCTCTCAGCAG TCTTTAGGTTCAGCCCAGAAGAGTTCATGGTCGAGAGACAGTAGCAGCTCTCCGTTGTCTCACATTGAAGAGGACCACGTCTACAG TTTCCCAAACAAACAGAAGTCATCCGACTCGTCGACAGCAGCCATGACCTCTGCCCTTGGCAGCAACCTATCAGAGCTCGACAGGCTGCTTCTGGAACTCAACGCAGTGCAACAGAGCTCCCCTTCGTTCCCCACCACAG AGGAGACAGCTCCACCTTTACCGTCCTGCAGCATCACCCACTACGAGAACGGCGGCGCCCCTGAGATCATGGTAAGCCCTGCTGCTCAGGAGAAGCCCAAGAGGAACGGAACAAGGTTGGACGAGGCCCGACCGTCTGTGGAGAGTCTGCTGGACGAGCTGGAGGGCTCAGTGCCTTCACCCAG CCCCTCCGCTCGCCACAGTGATTTGGACAGCCCCTCTCAGCAGCAAGCCCGAATTTCAGCTTCCTGTGCCACAAGAGAGCTCGATGAGCTGATGGCGTCTTTGTCGGACTTCAAG ATTATGGCTCAAGGAAAGAGTGCTGTTCCCGGCGGTCCCCCGACACAGGTCAACAAGCTGGACAACATGCTCGGTAGCCTCCAGTCTGACCTCAACAAACTGGGCGTGCAGACGGTAGCTAAAGGAGTTTGCGGCGCTTGCGCAAAGCCAATCGTGGGACAG GTGGTGACTGCCATGGGCCGCACATGGCACCCCGAACACTTTGTGTGCACACACTGTCAAGAGGAGATAGGCTCCAGGAACTTCTTTGAGCGTGAAGGACAGCCCTACTGTGAGAGAGACTACCATAACCTGTTCTCCCCGCGATGCTTCTACTGCAACGGGCCCATACTGGAT AAAGTTGTGACGGCGTTGGATAGGACATGGCATCCTGAACACTTCTTCTGCGCCCAGTGCGGCTCTTTCTTCGGCCCAGAGG GTTTCCATGAAAAAGACGGAAAAGCTTATTGCAGGAAGGATTACTTTGACATGTTTGCACCGAAATGTGGCGGCTGTGCTAGAGCCATTCTGGAGAACTACATCTCAGCGCTGAACTCCCTCTGGCATCCCGAGTGTTTTGTTTGCAGGGTTTGTATCATGCAGTCCTGtcattatgacattttttgttatgtatttttctttataagATGTTATTATGAGGAAAAAAGCATCAGAGTAACATTCTCCTCTGCTGTCCCTTGTCTCCGTCTACAGGAGTGCTTCACCCCATTTGTGAATGGAAGTTTCTTTGAGCATGACGGCCAGCCCTACTGTGAAGTGCACTACCACGAGCGACGCGGCTCCCTTTGCTCCGGCTGTCAGAAGCCCATCACAGGCCGCTGCATCACGGCCATGGCCAAGAAGTTCCACCCGGAGCACTTTGTCTGCGCCTTCTGCCTCAAGCAGCTCAACAAAGGCACCTTTAAAGAACAAAACGACAAACCCTACTGCCACGGCTGCTTCGTCAAGCTGTTCAGTTAG
- the ctu1 gene encoding cytoplasmic tRNA 2-thiolation protein 1, with the protein MPVLCSSCAEKRAVLKRPKTGHSLCKECFFWAFEEEVHQTIVAAKLFKHGEMVGIAASGGKDSTVLAHVMKLLNERYNYGLELTLLSVDEGITGYRDDSLETVKRNQQQYELPLKIVSYEELYGWTMDAIVKQVGLKNNCTFCGVFRRQALDRGAIMLKVDKICTGHNADDVAETVLMNVLRGDIARLRRCTAISTTSEGDGVVPRCKPLKYAYEKEIVLYAYFKKLDYFSTECIYSPNAYRGHARTFLKDLESVRPSSIMDVIHSGENLSVRDGVKMPVQGTCSRCGYISSQALCKSCVLLEGLNRGLPKLGIGKHHRLHDKILSKQPLTEKEERKLKAVDF; encoded by the exons ATGCCTGTCCTGTGCAGCAGCTGTGCTGAGAAGCGTGCCGTGCTGAAACGTCCAAAAACTGGCCACTCACTGTGTAAGGAGTGCTTCTTCTGGGCCTTTGAAGAGGAGGTGCACCAGACAATCGTGGCGGCAAAGTTGTTCAAACATGGTGAGATGGTAGGAATCGCCGCCTCAGGTGGAAAAGACTCCACGGTGCTGGCGCATGTGATGAAGCTCCTGAATGAGAGATACAACTATGGCCTCGAGCTCACGCTTCTGTCTGTGGATGAGGGGATAACTGGTTATCGAGATGACTCGTTGGAGACAGTGAAGAGGAACCAGCAGCAGTATGAGCTGCCGCTGAAGATTGTGTCATATGAGGAGCTGTATGGCTGGACTATGGATGCTATAGTGAAGCAAGTGGGACTCAAAAATAACTGCACATTCTGTGGAGTGTTCAGAAGGCAGGCACTAGACAGAGGAGCCATCATGCTGAAAGTAGACAAGATATGTACAG GTCACAATGCTGATGACGTGGCGGAAACAGTTTTGATGAACGTCTTGCGAGGTGACATAGCTCGTCTGCGCCGCTGCACTGCCATCTCCACAACCAGCGAGGGTGACGGAGTCGTGCCGCGTTGCAAGCCCCTCAAATATGCGTATGAGAAAGAGATCGTTTTGTATGCTTATTTCAAGAAGTTGGACTACTTTTCCACAGAATGTATTTACTCTCCCAATGCTTATCGTGGCCATGCAAGGACCTTCTTAAAGGACCTTGAGAGTGTAAGGCCCAGCTCCATCATGGATGTCATCCACTCTGGGGAGAACCTGTCTGTGCGGGACGGGGTGAAAATGCCTGTGCAGGGGACATGCAGCAGGTGTGGCTATATCTCTAGCCAGGCCCTGTGTAAGTCCTGTGTGCTGCTGGAGGGCCTGAACCGAGGCCTGCCGAAGCTAGGCATAGGCAAACACCACCGCCTGCATGACAAAATTCTTTCCAAGCAACCCCTCactgaaaaagaggagaggaagctgAAAGCTGTAGACTTTTGA
- the LOC133978969 gene encoding mucin-2-like isoform X2 yields MNLSDALLADLESTTSHISKRPVFLPEETPYSIPTGGQSYQDVSVPPPVPPPPSAEALNGSLIDQPDSHHSSQQSLGSAQKSSWSRDSSSSPLSHIEEDHVYSFPNKQKSSDSSTAAMTSALGSNLSELDRLLLELNAVQQSSPSFPTTEETAPPLPSCSITHYENGGAPEIMVSPAAQEKPKRNGTRLDEARPSVESLLDELEGSVPSPSPSARHSDLDSPSQQQARISASCATRELDELMASLSDFKPTSLGSLLDPAGASSSSPHPPASSSVTPVASPFLSLSHPSACASPLFSLPAGLELHIDEDGGDEGASALHPNRPPPHSPISSLSAASDLDLDSVTDFCAPMLSSQTRSLPVLTLAAASNSNLLRSSPSPSNTTNPSLTSVNTILDHKSSKSSSPSVEQVSPSATICKLSCPPETMSKGSVSIHDLDLNLSPSLHYKDLTPPLVSVPKTPSPLPASVSVSPPPANFSSKTSSAVSPSTLAFTSPAMSSRILLEPTPTAQRASPLAVQQPPMVQPSLDEALDKLLQMSFTQNHTVAHLEEPQLQMDAQCLGRGVQEMHEELILPMDRNSMHPDTFTSATNTITDESVDGGTDGNGDLDWADEDLSISFHDGLDGTMTPYTERPYTDGSMTPMTEASWMDDSMTPSTCPGTPDVSLDLPLLHPPSIDRVSASGHVCVSTRAQHRMGLFRSLLASFSA; encoded by the exons ATGAATCTTTCAGACGCGTTGCTGGCGGACCTGGAATCTACTACGTCCCACATCTCAAAGCGACCAGTGTTCTTGCCCGAGGAGACCCCCTACTCCATCCCTACCGGTGGACAATCCTACCAGGATGTGTCGGTTCCACCTCCAgttcctcctccaccttcagCCGAGGCTCTGAACGGCTCCCTGATAGATCAGCCAGACTCCCACCACTCCTCTCAGCAG TCTTTAGGTTCAGCCCAGAAGAGTTCATGGTCGAGAGACAGTAGCAGCTCTCCGTTGTCTCACATTGAAGAGGACCACGTCTACAG TTTCCCAAACAAACAGAAGTCATCCGACTCGTCGACAGCAGCCATGACCTCTGCCCTTGGCAGCAACCTATCAGAGCTCGACAGGCTGCTTCTGGAACTCAACGCAGTGCAACAGAGCTCCCCTTCGTTCCCCACCACAG AGGAGACAGCTCCACCTTTACCGTCCTGCAGCATCACCCACTACGAGAACGGCGGCGCCCCTGAGATCATGGTAAGCCCTGCTGCTCAGGAGAAGCCCAAGAGGAACGGAACAAGGTTGGACGAGGCCCGACCGTCTGTGGAGAGTCTGCTGGACGAGCTGGAGGGCTCAGTGCCTTCACCCAG CCCCTCCGCTCGCCACAGTGATTTGGACAGCCCCTCTCAGCAGCAAGCCCGAATTTCAGCTTCCTGTGCCACAAGAGAGCTCGATGAGCTGATGGCGTCTTTGTCGGACTTCAAG CCCACTTCTTTGGGCTCTCTGCTGGACCCAGCAGGAGCATCTTCCagttctcctcatcctccagcTTCTTCCTCCGTCACCCCAGTGGCTTCTCCTTTCCTTAGTCTATCCCACCCGTCTGCCTgtgcctctcctctcttctctttgccTGCTGGTCTAGAGCTGCATATAGACGAGGACGGTGGAGACGAGGGCGCGTCAGCGCTCCATCCGAATCGTCCTCCCCCTCACAGTCCTATATCCTCACTCTCTGCAGCCAGTGATCTAGACCTGGACTCTGTCACAGATTTCTGTGCCCCCATGCTGTCATCCCAAACCAGGTCTCTGCCAGTCCTCACTCTGGCTGCTGCCTCTAACTCCAACCTGCTGAGAAGCAGCCCGAGTCCCTCCAATACCACCAACCCGTCACTTACCTCAGTTAACACCATCCTGGACCACAAGTCCTCCAAGTCATCTAGTCCATCTGTAGAACAGGTGTCTCCCTCAGCTACTATCTGTAAACTGTCTTGTCCACCCGAGACTATGAGCAAGGGGTCTGTTTCTATTCACGACCTCGATTTGAATTTGTCCCCTTCACTGCATTACAAAGACCTCACCCCTCCTCTAGTCTCTGTGCCAAAGACCCCTTCACCTCTCCCCGCTTCTGTCTCTGTATCTCCGCCCCCTGCCAATTTTTCCTCCAAAACCTCCTCCGCAGTGTCCCCCTCTACCCTAGCCTTCACTAGCCCTGCAATGTCCAGCAGGATTCTGTTGGAGCCGACACCCACAGCCCAGAGAGCCAGCCCCCTCGCTGTGCAGCAGCCCCCCATGGTACAGCCCTCCCTGGACGAAGCACTAGACAAGCTGCTACAGATGAGCTTCACTCAGAATCACACAGTAGCGCATTTAGAGGAACCTCAGCTGCAGATGGATGCGCAGTGTCTAGGCAGAGGAGTGCAGGAGATGCACGAAGAGCTCATCCTGCCCATGGACAGAAACAGCATGCACCCCGACACTTTCACCAGCGCCACCAACACCATCACAGACGAGTCGGTGGACGGAGGCACCGACGGCAACGGAGACTTGGACTGGGCAGACGAGGATCTGTCCATTTCCTTCCACGACGGACTGGATGGCACCATGACGCCGTACACCGAGAGGCCGTACACAGATGGCAGCATGACCCCGATGACAGAGGCCAGCTGGATGGATGATTCCATGACCCCGTCCACATGCCCCGGGACCCCTGACGTCAGCCTGGATCTGCCCCTTCTGCATCCTCCCAGTATAGACCGAGTCTCCGCTTCGGGACATGTATGCGTCTCGACTCGTGCTCAACACAGAATGGGCTTGTTTCGCTCACTTTTAGCTTCGTTTTCTGCTTAA
- the LOC133978969 gene encoding paxillin-like isoform X5, which produces MNLSDALLADLESTTSHISKRPVFLPEETPYSIPTGGQSYQDVSVPPPVPPPPSAEALNGSLIDQPDSHHSSQQSLGSAQKSSWSRDSSSSPLSHIEEDHVYSFPNKQKSSDSSTAAMTSALGSNLSELDRLLLELNAVQQSSPSFPTTEETAPPLPSCSITHYENGGAPEIMVSPAAQEKPKRNGTRLDEARPSVESLLDELEGSVPSPSPSARHSDLDSPSQQQARISASCATRELDELMASLSDFKVQPNIMAQGKSAVPGGPPTQVNKLDNMLGSLQSDLNKLGVQTVAKGVCGACAKPIVGQVVTAMGRTWHPEHFVCTHCQEEIGSRNFFEREGQPYCERDYHNLFSPRCFYCNGPILDKVVTALDRTWHPEHFFCAQCGSFFGPEGFHEKDGKAYCRKDYFDMFAPKCGGCARAILENYISALNSLWHPECFVCRECFTPFVNGSFFEHDGQPYCEVHYHERRGSLCSGCQKPITGRCITAMAKKFHPEHFVCAFCLKQLNKGTFKEQNDKPYCHGCFVKLFS; this is translated from the exons ATGAATCTTTCAGACGCGTTGCTGGCGGACCTGGAATCTACTACGTCCCACATCTCAAAGCGACCAGTGTTCTTGCCCGAGGAGACCCCCTACTCCATCCCTACCGGTGGACAATCCTACCAGGATGTGTCGGTTCCACCTCCAgttcctcctccaccttcagCCGAGGCTCTGAACGGCTCCCTGATAGATCAGCCAGACTCCCACCACTCCTCTCAGCAG TCTTTAGGTTCAGCCCAGAAGAGTTCATGGTCGAGAGACAGTAGCAGCTCTCCGTTGTCTCACATTGAAGAGGACCACGTCTACAG TTTCCCAAACAAACAGAAGTCATCCGACTCGTCGACAGCAGCCATGACCTCTGCCCTTGGCAGCAACCTATCAGAGCTCGACAGGCTGCTTCTGGAACTCAACGCAGTGCAACAGAGCTCCCCTTCGTTCCCCACCACAG AGGAGACAGCTCCACCTTTACCGTCCTGCAGCATCACCCACTACGAGAACGGCGGCGCCCCTGAGATCATGGTAAGCCCTGCTGCTCAGGAGAAGCCCAAGAGGAACGGAACAAGGTTGGACGAGGCCCGACCGTCTGTGGAGAGTCTGCTGGACGAGCTGGAGGGCTCAGTGCCTTCACCCAG CCCCTCCGCTCGCCACAGTGATTTGGACAGCCCCTCTCAGCAGCAAGCCCGAATTTCAGCTTCCTGTGCCACAAGAGAGCTCGATGAGCTGATGGCGTCTTTGTCGGACTTCAAGGTACAAC CTAAT ATTATGGCTCAAGGAAAGAGTGCTGTTCCCGGCGGTCCCCCGACACAGGTCAACAAGCTGGACAACATGCTCGGTAGCCTCCAGTCTGACCTCAACAAACTGGGCGTGCAGACGGTAGCTAAAGGAGTTTGCGGCGCTTGCGCAAAGCCAATCGTGGGACAG GTGGTGACTGCCATGGGCCGCACATGGCACCCCGAACACTTTGTGTGCACACACTGTCAAGAGGAGATAGGCTCCAGGAACTTCTTTGAGCGTGAAGGACAGCCCTACTGTGAGAGAGACTACCATAACCTGTTCTCCCCGCGATGCTTCTACTGCAACGGGCCCATACTGGAT AAAGTTGTGACGGCGTTGGATAGGACATGGCATCCTGAACACTTCTTCTGCGCCCAGTGCGGCTCTTTCTTCGGCCCAGAGG GTTTCCATGAAAAAGACGGAAAAGCTTATTGCAGGAAGGATTACTTTGACATGTTTGCACCGAAATGTGGCGGCTGTGCTAGAGCCATTCTGGAGAACTACATCTCAGCGCTGAACTCCCTCTGGCATCCCGAGTGTTTTGTTTGCAGG GAGTGCTTCACCCCATTTGTGAATGGAAGTTTCTTTGAGCATGACGGCCAGCCCTACTGTGAAGTGCACTACCACGAGCGACGCGGCTCCCTTTGCTCCGGCTGTCAGAAGCCCATCACAGGCCGCTGCATCACGGCCATGGCCAAGAAGTTCCACCCGGAGCACTTTGTCTGCGCCTTCTGCCTCAAGCAGCTCAACAAAGGCACCTTTAAAGAACAAAACGACAAACCCTACTGCCACGGCTGCTTCGTCAAGCTGTTCAGTTAG
- the LOC133978969 gene encoding mucin-2-like isoform X1 has translation MDDLDALLADLESTTSHISKRPVFLPEETPYSIPTGGQSYQDVSVPPPVPPPPSAEALNGSLIDQPDSHHSSQQSLGSAQKSSWSRDSSSSPLSHIEEDHVYSFPNKQKSSDSSTAAMTSALGSNLSELDRLLLELNAVQQSSPSFPTTEETAPPLPSCSITHYENGGAPEIMVSPAAQEKPKRNGTRLDEARPSVESLLDELEGSVPSPSPSARHSDLDSPSQQQARISASCATRELDELMASLSDFKPTSLGSLLDPAGASSSSPHPPASSSVTPVASPFLSLSHPSACASPLFSLPAGLELHIDEDGGDEGASALHPNRPPPHSPISSLSAASDLDLDSVTDFCAPMLSSQTRSLPVLTLAAASNSNLLRSSPSPSNTTNPSLTSVNTILDHKSSKSSSPSVEQVSPSATICKLSCPPETMSKGSVSIHDLDLNLSPSLHYKDLTPPLVSVPKTPSPLPASVSVSPPPANFSSKTSSAVSPSTLAFTSPAMSSRILLEPTPTAQRASPLAVQQPPMVQPSLDEALDKLLQMSFTQNHTVAHLEEPQLQMDAQCLGRGVQEMHEELILPMDRNSMHPDTFTSATNTITDESVDGGTDGNGDLDWADEDLSISFHDGLDGTMTPYTERPYTDGSMTPMTEASWMDDSMTPSTCPGTPDVSLDLPLLHPPSIDRVSASGHVCVSTRAQHRMGLFRSLLASFSA, from the exons ATGGACGACTTGG ACGCGTTGCTGGCGGACCTGGAATCTACTACGTCCCACATCTCAAAGCGACCAGTGTTCTTGCCCGAGGAGACCCCCTACTCCATCCCTACCGGTGGACAATCCTACCAGGATGTGTCGGTTCCACCTCCAgttcctcctccaccttcagCCGAGGCTCTGAACGGCTCCCTGATAGATCAGCCAGACTCCCACCACTCCTCTCAGCAG TCTTTAGGTTCAGCCCAGAAGAGTTCATGGTCGAGAGACAGTAGCAGCTCTCCGTTGTCTCACATTGAAGAGGACCACGTCTACAG TTTCCCAAACAAACAGAAGTCATCCGACTCGTCGACAGCAGCCATGACCTCTGCCCTTGGCAGCAACCTATCAGAGCTCGACAGGCTGCTTCTGGAACTCAACGCAGTGCAACAGAGCTCCCCTTCGTTCCCCACCACAG AGGAGACAGCTCCACCTTTACCGTCCTGCAGCATCACCCACTACGAGAACGGCGGCGCCCCTGAGATCATGGTAAGCCCTGCTGCTCAGGAGAAGCCCAAGAGGAACGGAACAAGGTTGGACGAGGCCCGACCGTCTGTGGAGAGTCTGCTGGACGAGCTGGAGGGCTCAGTGCCTTCACCCAG CCCCTCCGCTCGCCACAGTGATTTGGACAGCCCCTCTCAGCAGCAAGCCCGAATTTCAGCTTCCTGTGCCACAAGAGAGCTCGATGAGCTGATGGCGTCTTTGTCGGACTTCAAG CCCACTTCTTTGGGCTCTCTGCTGGACCCAGCAGGAGCATCTTCCagttctcctcatcctccagcTTCTTCCTCCGTCACCCCAGTGGCTTCTCCTTTCCTTAGTCTATCCCACCCGTCTGCCTgtgcctctcctctcttctctttgccTGCTGGTCTAGAGCTGCATATAGACGAGGACGGTGGAGACGAGGGCGCGTCAGCGCTCCATCCGAATCGTCCTCCCCCTCACAGTCCTATATCCTCACTCTCTGCAGCCAGTGATCTAGACCTGGACTCTGTCACAGATTTCTGTGCCCCCATGCTGTCATCCCAAACCAGGTCTCTGCCAGTCCTCACTCTGGCTGCTGCCTCTAACTCCAACCTGCTGAGAAGCAGCCCGAGTCCCTCCAATACCACCAACCCGTCACTTACCTCAGTTAACACCATCCTGGACCACAAGTCCTCCAAGTCATCTAGTCCATCTGTAGAACAGGTGTCTCCCTCAGCTACTATCTGTAAACTGTCTTGTCCACCCGAGACTATGAGCAAGGGGTCTGTTTCTATTCACGACCTCGATTTGAATTTGTCCCCTTCACTGCATTACAAAGACCTCACCCCTCCTCTAGTCTCTGTGCCAAAGACCCCTTCACCTCTCCCCGCTTCTGTCTCTGTATCTCCGCCCCCTGCCAATTTTTCCTCCAAAACCTCCTCCGCAGTGTCCCCCTCTACCCTAGCCTTCACTAGCCCTGCAATGTCCAGCAGGATTCTGTTGGAGCCGACACCCACAGCCCAGAGAGCCAGCCCCCTCGCTGTGCAGCAGCCCCCCATGGTACAGCCCTCCCTGGACGAAGCACTAGACAAGCTGCTACAGATGAGCTTCACTCAGAATCACACAGTAGCGCATTTAGAGGAACCTCAGCTGCAGATGGATGCGCAGTGTCTAGGCAGAGGAGTGCAGGAGATGCACGAAGAGCTCATCCTGCCCATGGACAGAAACAGCATGCACCCCGACACTTTCACCAGCGCCACCAACACCATCACAGACGAGTCGGTGGACGGAGGCACCGACGGCAACGGAGACTTGGACTGGGCAGACGAGGATCTGTCCATTTCCTTCCACGACGGACTGGATGGCACCATGACGCCGTACACCGAGAGGCCGTACACAGATGGCAGCATGACCCCGATGACAGAGGCCAGCTGGATGGATGATTCCATGACCCCGTCCACATGCCCCGGGACCCCTGACGTCAGCCTGGATCTGCCCCTTCTGCATCCTCCCAGTATAGACCGAGTCTCCGCTTCGGGACATGTATGCGTCTCGACTCGTGCTCAACACAGAATGGGCTTGTTTCGCTCACTTTTAGCTTCGTTTTCTGCTTAA
- the rnf181 gene encoding E3 ubiquitin-protein ligase RNF181, whose amino-acid sequence MASYFDEHDCEPTNPEEQYRQNALLELARSLMQGLDLIDSGAFDLSDWDQRLPPPAAKTAVQTLSVVIISPEQADKGLKCPVCLLEFEEQETVREMPCKHLFHSGCILPWLGKTNSCPLCRLELPTDNPEYEEFKKDKERRKQREHRLEDLHGAMYT is encoded by the exons ATGGCATCGTACTTTGATGAACACGACTGTGAACCCACCAACCCAGAGGAACAGTACCGCCAGAACGCACTACTTGAACTGGCCAG GTCTTTAATGCAGGGTTTGGACTTGATTGACTCAGGGGCATTCGACCTTTCAGACTGGGACCAGCGgcttcctcctccagctgccaAAACTGCGGTTCAGACCCTCTCTGTGGTCATTATTTCCCCGGAACAAGCAG ACAAAGGTCTGAAGtgtcctgtgtgtttgctggaGTTCGAGGAGCAAGAGACGGTTCGAGAAATGCCTTGTAAACACCTCTTCCACTCAGGATGTATACTGCCCTGGCTGGGCAAG aCTAACTCCTGTCCGCTGTGTCGACTTGAATTACCAACTGACAATCCAGAGTATGAGGAGTTCAAAAAAGACAAG gagagaagaaaacagagagagcaCAGACTGGAGGACCTACATGGAGCAATGTACACATGA
- the LOC133978969 gene encoding paxillin-like isoform X4, which yields MDDLDALLADLESTTSHISKRPVFLPEETPYSIPTGGQSYQDVSVPPPVPPPPSAEALNGSLIDQPDSHHSSQQSLGSAQKSSWSRDSSSSPLSHIEEDHVYSFPNKQKSSDSSTAAMTSALGSNLSELDRLLLELNAVQQSSPSFPTTEETAPPLPSCSITHYENGGAPEIMVSPAAQEKPKRNGTRLDEARPSVESLLDELEGSVPSPSPSARHSDLDSPSQQQARISASCATRELDELMASLSDFKIMAQGKSAVPGGPPTQVNKLDNMLGSLQSDLNKLGVQTVAKGVCGACAKPIVGQVVTAMGRTWHPEHFVCTHCQEEIGSRNFFEREGQPYCERDYHNLFSPRCFYCNGPILDKVVTALDRTWHPEHFFCAQCGSFFGPEGFHEKDGKAYCRKDYFDMFAPKCGGCARAILENYISALNSLWHPECFVCRECFTPFVNGSFFEHDGQPYCEVHYHERRGSLCSGCQKPITGRCITAMAKKFHPEHFVCAFCLKQLNKGTFKEQNDKPYCHGCFVKLFS from the exons ATGGACGACTTGG ACGCGTTGCTGGCGGACCTGGAATCTACTACGTCCCACATCTCAAAGCGACCAGTGTTCTTGCCCGAGGAGACCCCCTACTCCATCCCTACCGGTGGACAATCCTACCAGGATGTGTCGGTTCCACCTCCAgttcctcctccaccttcagCCGAGGCTCTGAACGGCTCCCTGATAGATCAGCCAGACTCCCACCACTCCTCTCAGCAG TCTTTAGGTTCAGCCCAGAAGAGTTCATGGTCGAGAGACAGTAGCAGCTCTCCGTTGTCTCACATTGAAGAGGACCACGTCTACAG TTTCCCAAACAAACAGAAGTCATCCGACTCGTCGACAGCAGCCATGACCTCTGCCCTTGGCAGCAACCTATCAGAGCTCGACAGGCTGCTTCTGGAACTCAACGCAGTGCAACAGAGCTCCCCTTCGTTCCCCACCACAG AGGAGACAGCTCCACCTTTACCGTCCTGCAGCATCACCCACTACGAGAACGGCGGCGCCCCTGAGATCATGGTAAGCCCTGCTGCTCAGGAGAAGCCCAAGAGGAACGGAACAAGGTTGGACGAGGCCCGACCGTCTGTGGAGAGTCTGCTGGACGAGCTGGAGGGCTCAGTGCCTTCACCCAG CCCCTCCGCTCGCCACAGTGATTTGGACAGCCCCTCTCAGCAGCAAGCCCGAATTTCAGCTTCCTGTGCCACAAGAGAGCTCGATGAGCTGATGGCGTCTTTGTCGGACTTCAAG ATTATGGCTCAAGGAAAGAGTGCTGTTCCCGGCGGTCCCCCGACACAGGTCAACAAGCTGGACAACATGCTCGGTAGCCTCCAGTCTGACCTCAACAAACTGGGCGTGCAGACGGTAGCTAAAGGAGTTTGCGGCGCTTGCGCAAAGCCAATCGTGGGACAG GTGGTGACTGCCATGGGCCGCACATGGCACCCCGAACACTTTGTGTGCACACACTGTCAAGAGGAGATAGGCTCCAGGAACTTCTTTGAGCGTGAAGGACAGCCCTACTGTGAGAGAGACTACCATAACCTGTTCTCCCCGCGATGCTTCTACTGCAACGGGCCCATACTGGAT AAAGTTGTGACGGCGTTGGATAGGACATGGCATCCTGAACACTTCTTCTGCGCCCAGTGCGGCTCTTTCTTCGGCCCAGAGG GTTTCCATGAAAAAGACGGAAAAGCTTATTGCAGGAAGGATTACTTTGACATGTTTGCACCGAAATGTGGCGGCTGTGCTAGAGCCATTCTGGAGAACTACATCTCAGCGCTGAACTCCCTCTGGCATCCCGAGTGTTTTGTTTGCAGG GAGTGCTTCACCCCATTTGTGAATGGAAGTTTCTTTGAGCATGACGGCCAGCCCTACTGTGAAGTGCACTACCACGAGCGACGCGGCTCCCTTTGCTCCGGCTGTCAGAAGCCCATCACAGGCCGCTGCATCACGGCCATGGCCAAGAAGTTCCACCCGGAGCACTTTGTCTGCGCCTTCTGCCTCAAGCAGCTCAACAAAGGCACCTTTAAAGAACAAAACGACAAACCCTACTGCCACGGCTGCTTCGTCAAGCTGTTCAGTTAG